Part of the Metarhizium brunneum chromosome 6, complete sequence genome is shown below.
CTTCATGCctcccgcggcggcgggacACCGGGCTGCCTTGAAAATTTTTATTCCCTCCTTGGGTATTCTACTCGTCCTCGCCAATCTGTGAAATACCCACGGGTCAGCATCATTCTCAAACAAAACGCCGTTTTGAAGCAAGACATACCTTGGGCGCCAGGTAGAAGCGCAGATAACTGCTACCAGATACAAGGTACTCGACCAACAGGGGCACCTCGCTCGACAGGCAAATCTTGACCGTGGGCGACAGCGGGGCGGCCTTGCAAAAGTTGACGAGGTACTTGAGAGAAAAGGTCAGGGACACGGGCTCGACGAGGTCAATCTTGATATCCATATCGGGCTTATCGGTGTTGGTAGTGCTTCGGAGGGTGACGGAACCGTTGCCAATGTCGCCGTTGCAGGCAAATTTGATGCCGTCCTTGCTGGCCTCGATGCTGACTGCACACACACGCGCGCATGAGCGCGCATTGTTAGCGAGACGTATTCTCTCATATTATATCAAGCAAGGGACAAAGGGCGGGGGGGGCAACACGCACCAGACTCAGACATGGCAGCGAGATCGGTGCAGATTCGTCGAAACTCGGCGGAGGGCAGTTCAATGGTGGCAGCGTACTCAGTGTTCGGAATGCCCAGATGCTCCTGGTCAATATCCATGAGTTTGAGGTCATACTCGCTGATTCTGTCGTTTGAGCTGCTCTCAAACATCAAGTTCAGGACGTCGGGggcatcctcggccttgatggTGAGTACATCTTCGTTCTGGGCGGCGCGCAACACTTTGGTCAGGGACGTCAGGTTCACGCCGAGGGCAATGTTCCGGTCGCATCGGTAGGGCTCGAAGGAATCGCGCATTAGCATCATGGAGACGAGGGCCACGTGAGAGTTGTCCATGGCCTGCAGGGCGATGCCCGAGTCATTGCAGTCAAAGTTGCAGTCCTGGACGaggtccttgatggcctcgacgacctGATGGAACGTTAGTGAGAGCAACGACGACACGGCAGAGCGTGAATCAGAATGTACCCTTTTCAGGATATTAGCTTGTTTGAGTCGTGCTTCCAACATCTCTGCCAGACCGTTAGTAACGATGCTAGTCCCGTCGAAATCGCGTGATTCAACGTACTGTCTCGAATATGTGAGTGTAAGAGCGGGGAAAGAGATTCGGGGCGGTGAGGGTGTGCCGCCAAGTCAATATTCAAACGAGGGCGAAAGAGATTTGAGAGGTAATTCGTGAGAAACCCTAATTGCGATATCACAGAAATGGGTTACAGAAATCGAGTCAAAGTCAAGTGTgagagagaagaagcaaaagcgTGCAGGACGTGGCAAGCGGGCACTCAAAAATCACTTAACACGCGAGGGAAGTTGTGGGTAAATTGAGACGCGTCGTGGCGGGGCTCCTGTGTCGACTGTGTCGAATGGAGCTCGCACTCGGTTGTGACGCCAACATTGCGCGGGGCATTTGCCCAGACGTGTTGGCTCTTGGACCCGGAGCAGCGTCAACGACCGACTAGTCCTTGTTTAACCTCGTCCGGCTTAATCTTCTAAAATACAGAGTAAATAAAGCATGCCGCTATACATGTAGACAAAGTAGATACAGCCCATTAATATGGCTGGCGACGGCCGCAGGTTTTACACAGTCAACCCGCAGCAAAACTAGCCCTTTTTCGTGAAGCAGAATATTTCATCGACATTACagggagagaagaaagaagaaaagaaaactaTTTGCAGAGAACGTATCAACCAGCCTGACACCTATCCTGAAACGCTATCCATGGAAGCCCTGACATTGCCAACTTGCGCCTAGATTATGCCTGTGTACCGTTTGCCCAGACGATGCAAAATGAGAGATAgaaagagaggaagagagataAAAGTCCACAGTCATCCATTTACAGCCGCTACATGCTGTTTACATGGAGATAACTCGGTTTGCTGGAGGGGCGCTAGCACGGGTCTTGGGCCGCAAGTTGATAACCGTCTCCAGCTCGCGGAGCATGCCCCTGGTGGCATCCATCTGTTTCCGAGCCTGTGCCTTTTGGTCGCGCTcttccttcatcttgacAATTCGTTCTTCTCTGGTAAGTGAGCTCTTTGGTCGTGGGTGTGCCACAGCCTCGAAAACCTCGGGCGTCTCTGGCTCACTCGGCTCATTCACGTCTGAAGCGGGCGGTGATTCGCCCGTCAGAGCCTTGAGGGCATCTGCCGCGGTGCCTTCACCAACCGTCGTCAGGCCGCTGAGGGAGCTCCTAGGAGACAAGAGCGTGCTCATAGATGACAGTCTCTTTTCGTTTCTATCGATTCccagagccagagcagccttgccctcctcccacGCAGACATGAGTTCCTTGAGGTCTGCCCCAATGGATTCATATTGCGACATCAAGTTTGGCGCTAGTTCCGAAATATCGTTGGAGTCGTCTAGCGCGCGATCGGATTCTTCTCTCAGCAGGtgcagcttggcctgcaAGCCTCGGATGCCCGTTGACATCGAGTTTAATTTGCGCAACTGGGAGCGCCAGCGTTCCCTGCCCGGCGTTAAGGGACCCTTGGGAGTAGGAGGGTTAGGGAATGCTAGACAGATCAGTAAACACCTTTCTTCTAAAGTAGGAGATTGATGGGCCGCATAGTACTTACATTCAGCTTCCCTCAAGATGCCCTGGAGCTTTTGGAACGCAGCCTGCGTGGTTTTGTTGAGGTTCCGAAGCACTTCGACCGCCGTTGTCCACCGGAGCAGGTCGGATCCCTCGCCGTTGGCATCCAGGGCCAACAAGGCACACAGAAGCATTTTGCGTGTGGTGTGAAACCGTGCAGCTAGAATCTTCAGTGTCCGGAGTGACTCGGCGTCATCAAACTCGCCCTCGGTAAATCCTTGCAGAGCATCAGACATGTCCAAGTCGTTGATGTCGTACATGTCATAGTACTTTTCCAGCTCTGTTTGCTCGGAAAAGCCCTGGACCAGATTCGCCATTTGCATATAGGCATCCAAGACATCTGCAAATGAACTCTTTAGTGCCCTTCGTAGGCGAACGCATTTTCTGGCCTGGTTGCGATCCTCTAGTCTGGTAATTGGGGGCAATGGGGCGCTGCTATCAAAATGGTTAGCACCATGTGATGAAGACccgaaagaaagaaaaatacAAAGGAGGGGGGAGAGTGTgtgagagaaagagaaagagaaagagaaagagaaagagaaagagaaagagaatAGCAAGCATGAACCGGCGGCTGCGTACATTCGATAACCACGAGAAACAAGCTCTACTTCCTGGACAAGCGACAATGTAGCTTCCGATGCGCTATCAAAATCGTTGGAATTGGAAACAAAGGTGGCAATCTCGGCCAAGGATTGCATTCGTCTGTAGCGAAGCCACTGCCGTCGCATGTATATCTGACCAAGAAAGGCTGCGGCCGCACACAAAACCAGGAGAAATGCCAGCCGTTTCCGCGTGACATACGAGGGCGCGTTTCCAAGAACCCAGCTTAGAACAACGGCAATGGCAAGGGCGCCGAGAATGGAAGCAAGCATCCCCTCTGTCGACAAAAGCGGTTGGTTGTGCTTATCGTCGCTGTTCGCTCCGGGCACGCTGGGGGCAGCTGGTCGATGACCCAGGATCGAGGTCCCGCTTAGCAACTGCGACGCGATGATGGTGTAGCGAAATTGCTCGAGAAATTTGGAATTGTCGGCGCGATCGAGGCTCGCCACCACGGCAGCCTATGGAAGGAAATTTTGTCAGTTGGAAAGGAGCAGGTTTCACGATATACCCTCTGCGCTTTGCGAGAAGAGTTTGGCCGTACCGAGCAGTTCCTCCTCATAGATTGCAGCCTTGTTGCCCCGAGGGCCCTGGGCACGTCCGTCTGCAAGAGGGCCGGGGCTTTGCCTCGAAATCTCGATTTCACCATCGGTCGACCTGTAGGGGCAAACGGCGAGGgacttggcggcggcgacgagtCGAACTCTGGCGAGGAAGGCCGTGGTGAGGCATTGACGGCGGCCCAGTCAGCCTCAGAACCGCTTCCCCCATCTACATTTCCGCATGCTGGCGTTAGAACAAGACTGTATAAGGCTGGATGAGGTTGGATGGCCGGCTTACCTTTGAGGTAGTCGGCTAGAGGCGACTCCTCATACACAATGGGTTCCATGTAGCGACTCTTGTGGTGCGGAGTGGGAGAATGACGGAATGACGTCGCAGAAGCGGTGACATGCACGGCATTGGAAGCACGAGGAATGCGCCCCAAGCCAGGTGAGGAAGTGCTTATTGCCGGAAGAAttgagaagaaaaaagaaaaagcaacgAGAGTAATCGGTAAAGGGTTGTCAAGTTGCGTGCTCTACAATACAGCGTGTCCCAATGACAAGCTGACTGGAGCAACGCAAGTCGACAAAATTATTCAGGGGACGTTGCCCCGAGATGGACGACAAGTAACCATTGGGTTCATATCCATGATCGCAGGCACGGACGGGGGGGGGCCTCCTTCCCTGGTGGTGTTTGTGGCTATGCCCGGAACGGCAGCGCCGTGCTTTGAACATTGGAGCTCCGGCCATTGACGGCCAACTCGTGTCTGCTGCATGCATGCTGAAGCTTGGTCAAGTGTTTCGGCAGCAGCGCGACAGGGATCATTCACTAAACTACAGGGGCCCATCGCCTATGTCGACCACCAgtggcaccagactgcaaGGCTAAATCCCTGGTCAATTTTGACATGATGCATGTGCCAATTTCGCCCATCTCCGCAAACAATGCGCCCAGAATCATGGCAAACAAaggaggaaaaaaagaaaaaaaaaaatccaacACAGGGGCGCACATGCCAGGCACCTGTTTCTTCAACGACAAAAGATGGCCATgcacagtactccgtacaccgaAGTAGAGGAGGTGGCCCGTTTGCTCAAAGAGACCCTGGTAGGATCGTCAGCCATGCCGAGGAACGTTCAAAGATCAAGTGTGATTTCCCCACACCAGATCGTCAACCCTTGCGTTTCACGGGAGGGACACACCCGAGAGCAAACATGCACATTGAGTTTGAATTAGACTTTGTAGCTCTTCGTTGGTCACGCGGCGCGCGTCGTATGTCGCTAGGACGTCGTGTGAAGCCGCCACAAGACTTGAGCGTTGTCAAGGTATTCAACATAAGTGGCGGATGCCTTTAATCAAGCTGATCCTTTTGCATTACAGTTCACGCTGCCACCATGCCGACACCCACGTGTACTCCGAACGGTGTTATCCTTTTCGCTAATGATAGAGAGCCCAAATATCGTCTCTTACGTCTCTTTGCCCACGCCGAGGTGTGACAGAAACTCGTATAGCGGGTTGGCGTTTATGGAGAGGCGAGGGAGCTTGGCTTCGACCTAGGACTCTCTGGTCTGGGAAAGACTGGAGGACGACAAGCTGAGTGGCCAAGTCTAGGCAGTAATTGTTAGGATATCTACCATGCTGTTGTCCGATGCTCGTTGTAAGTGAGGTTTTTAACGGCGATAGACGTCGAAAACCAGATAGCATCATCTTGGAATAAGGTGGATGAGAACAAGAGACACGTGTTGTGAAACTGGCCGCCGTATGGCGCCTAGGATAGCACGACAACGACATTGATTATCAATATTCCAGGAACGTGGTATGCCGTGATGTCGTTACTCTAAGCTTTGCCATTCAAACTTGAAGAATGGTGGGACACAACAGCTTTGCACATCGTCGGATCTGAGTTGCCTGTAGGCCATCGATTCCTTGACCGATTTTGTCATGACTGTCCGCGATTGACTTCTCGCTGGACCATTTTCTCGGACGTGACGAGGAGTGTTCAGCGTTCTTGGAACTGCCTTGTTCATCGCTTTATCATGTGAAGCTACAAGGTTCTCCGCCCGTAGTAAATCAAGGTTATGAATGCTCCATCCAAAGTAATTGCGGCTTTGTTGAAAGAGCCGGATAGTGATGAAGCGTCAACGTTGGCGATAACTCAATCATCATGGGTCCTGCAGCGTCATAGTCGGTTTTCCACATTTTGCGACGCTGAGAATTACTTCATCGAATAATAAGTCTTCAATTTTGGCACGCATTCGGCCGTGCTTCTGTCTAGACGAGAGGTATCCTGTTTCGAGGCGAACGACGAATGATGAGGTTAGCATGGAGATTATTGCAGTAGAAAGACACCGCTGGGGCCAGAATCGCTGGTGGTGACCCCAGGGCCCACAcacactccgtacatagATGGACACGGAATATTAGCTTTGCCGATCGCCGAAGATCAATGCAGCACCGGATCACAGAGCTTCAGCAACAGCAAAGCAACACCACGGCAAGCTGGTGTACAGCTTCGCCGATCCTTGAACGCAATTCCCCAATCGATCCGGCCCAATGCCTACGCGGTCGCCGGCGAAAGGGCACTCGCCCGCCATTGTGTCCAACATTGGCATCTGGGTTACCGACGCCATGCTTCTGCACGCAGTTGAGCGATACCAGCGAGGTGTCGTGGCATCATGTCGACGGATTCATTCCCACGCAGGGCCTCTCGagagccgtcgtcgagctACGAGGCGACACATGACCGGCCTCATGCCGACTTCTCACCCTTACCCCCCCATCTGGCAATTTGGTGTTGGCCCCAGCTCCATGGAGTGGGAGGCCCCGACTACACAACAACACAGAAGACAAAA
Proteins encoded:
- the pcn1 gene encoding Proliferating cell nuclear antigen — its product is MLEARLKQANILKRVVEAIKDLVQDCNFDCNDSGIALQAMDNSHVALVSMMLMRDSFEPYRCDRNIALGVNLTSLTKVLRAAQNEDVLTIKAEDAPDVLNLMFESSSNDRISEYDLKLMDIDQEHLGIPNTEYAATIELPSAEFRRICTDLAAMSESVSIEASKDGIKFACNGDIGNGSVTLRSTTNTDKPDMDIKIDLVEPVSLTFSLKYLVNFCKAAPLSPTVKICLSSEVPLLVEYLVSGSSYLRFYLAPKIGEDE